The Acidobacteriota bacterium genomic interval AACTGGTCTTCCTCAGTGGTTTGGTTTAAACCTTTCTGTGTTTCTTCTGACGGTGCGCGTTCGTTACCAGCCGAATCTTAAACAGCAACATATCGCGCAACGATCTGGTTTGGGCAAAGGCGGCTTCGAGTTCCTCTTGTAACCAGTCTTCGCGATGGGAATGATCTTCATCCTTGTGGAGCGCGTGGTTGATTTCACGATTCAGGGCCCGGATGATGACTTCATAATTGGTTTGTTCACCGTGTTCCCCCAGCACCGCGGCCAGACTCCCATCATCTTCCAGACCCAGTTCATAGAGGATAAACCCTGCCGCACGACGGATTTCCTGATTGAGCCGCTGGCGAAGTTTGGCGCGCTCCAAATCGGGTCGCAACTCAAGAATGTGCGGGACCACGTCAGGTTCATCTCCAGATGATTGGGTTCGAACGTTCTTAATCTGTGGAACATCGGTTTCGGATGCCGCGTGGGTCAATGTCGTGAGAATGGCCATAACTTCACCTCCGGTAACTTCCCGATAGCCGGTTTGAACGCTCAGGGTTGGGAGAAAAATATCAATATCCAATCCGGCAATTTCTTGATCAATGATTGTGGGCAGGTTTGCGTCGTCTGTTTCAGTTGCTTCGTCTAACGATTCGCGTTCGGGCTGTGGTTCGGCTGAATGTCGAAAATGTCCCTGTTTTCGGGTCTCGCGTTTGAATTCAATCCAGAGCGGTTCGAGGTTGAGGCCGACGTGACCGACGATGTGAGCCAGGTTATCGCTGCCGTTGCCGTGGTCAATGCGGCGCAGTGTTCGCCCCACGAACTGGGCATAAGGAGAAAGCGAGCGGTAGGGTCGAAACACTGCGGCGACTGATACATTTGGATGGTCGTATCCTTCACCCAGGATGCCCACCTGAACCATGCAGTCAAAATCCCCGCCTTCATACGCTTTGAGCCGGGCGTCGCGCTCTTCACGAGTCATTCCCTGGCTGGCCACATACGTCGCCCGGAGTCCAGCGGTGCAATACAGGGCCACCAGTTGTTGGGCATGACGAATGGAGCACGCAGCGGCAATCAATTGGTGAAAAATCTGATCCTGCCGCTTTTCATTTAACAGTGCGATGCTGTGGGCGACAATGGTTTGATTACAAACTTCGGAGAGAGCCACACCTTTGGAAAACCAGAATTCTTCGCGCAGCTTTGCAATTTCATCGAACG includes:
- a CDS encoding DEAD/DEAH box helicase family protein, which produces MDEFRKTSGIPLPESQSAVAILRARRDAELASFFFFSPAKILGNATLREPQEEAYFALRRYFSHAQKLPAMVEIPTGCGKTGIICIAPFRIARGRVLIVAPNITVRDTLVRSISWAENTSFSERGNFYLKCKIFSTPSELPKVTVLERGRTSLEDCLRADIVVANIQQLVGWLDVFDERFFDFIIVDEAHHVPAESWQKVALSFPAAKNVYLTATPFRSDSQPIRARSIYQYQLSRAIQNEYIKNVVRVDAVASRLTFTLEGLTREFSFDEIAKLREEFWFSKGVALSEVCNQTIVAHSIALLNEKRQDQIFHQLIAAACSIRHAQQLVALYCTAGLRATYVASQGMTREERDARLKAYEGGDFDCMVQVGILGEGYDHPNVSVAAVFRPYRSLSPYAQFVGRTLRRIDHGNGSDNLAHIVGHVGLNLEPLWIEFKRETRKQGHFRHSAEPQPERESLDEATETDDANLPTIIDQEIAGLDIDIFLPTLSVQTGYREVTGGEVMAILTTLTHAASETDVPQIKNVRTQSSGDEPDVVPHILELRPDLERAKLRQRLNQEIRRAAGFILYELGLEDDGSLAAVLGEHGEQTNYEVIIRALNREINHALHKDEDHSHREDWLQEELEAAFAQTRSLRDMLLFKIRLVTNAHRQKKHRKV